A window from Setaria italica strain Yugu1 chromosome VIII, Setaria_italica_v2.0, whole genome shotgun sequence encodes these proteins:
- the LOC101764153 gene encoding 1-acyl-sn-glycerol-3-phosphate acyltransferase PLS1: MAIPLVLVVLPLGLLFLLSGLIVNTIQAILFVTIRPFSKSFYRRINRFLAELLWLQLVWVVDWWAGVKVQLHADEETYRSMGKEHALIISNHRSDIDWLIGWILAQRSGCLGSTLAVMKKSSKFLPVIGWSMWFAEYLFLERSWAKDEKTLKWGLQRLNDFPRPFWLALFVEGTRFTPAKLLAAQEYAASQGLPAPRNVLIPRTKGFVSAVSIMRDFVPAIYDTTVIVPKDSPQPTMLRILKGQPSVIHVRMKRHAMSEMPKSDEDVSKWCKDIFVAKDALLDKHLATGTFDEEIRPIGRPVKSLLVTLFWACLLLFGAIQFFKWTQLLSTWRGVAFTAAGMALVTGVMHVFIMFSQAERSSSARAARNRVKKE; encoded by the exons ATGGCGATCCCGCTCGTGCTCGTCGTGCTCCCCCTCGGcctgctcttcctcctctccggccTCATCGTCAACACCATCCAG GCCATCCTATTTGTGACAATAAGGCCCTTCTCAAAGAGCTTCTACCGGCGGATCAACAGATTCCTGGCCGAGCTGCTGTGGCTTCAGCTGGTTTGGGTTGTGGACTGGTGGGCAGGTGTCAAG GTACAACTGCATGCTGATGAGGAAACTTACCGATCAATGG GTAAAGAGCATGCACTCATCATATCAAATCATCGTAGTGATATTGACTGGCTTATTGGATGGATATTGGCGCAG CGCTCGGGATGCCTTGGAAGTACACTTGCTGTGATGAAGAAGTCATCAAAGTTTCTTCCA GTTATTGGCTGGTCCATGTGGTTTGCAGAATACCTCTTTTTGGAGAGGAGCTGGGCAAAGGATGAAAAGACACTAAAG TGGGGCCTCCAAAGGTTGAATGACTTCCCTAGACCATTTTGGCTAGCCCTTTTCGTTGAGGGTACTCGCTTTACTCCAGCAAAGCTTCTCGCAGCTCAGGAGTATGCAGCTTCACAGGGCTTACCAGCTCCGCGAAATGTACTTATTCCACGCACCAAG GGATTCGTATCTGCTGTGAGTATTATGCGAGATTTTGTTCCAGCCATTTATGACACAACTGTCATAGTTCCCAAAGATTCACCTCAACCAACAATGCTGCGGATTTTGAAAGGGCAACCGTCAGTG ATACATGTTCGCATGAAACGTCATGCAATGAGTGAGATGCCAAAGTCAGATGAGGATGTTTCAAAATGGTGCAAAGACATTTTTGTAGCTAAG GATGCCTTACTGGATAAGCACTTGGCAACAGGCACATTTGATGAGGAGATTAGACCAATTGGTCGTCCGGTGAAATCATTGCTG GTGACCCTGTTTTGGGCATGCCTCCTTTTATTTGGTGCCATCCAGTTCTTCAAGTGGACGCAGCTCCTATCGACATGGAGAGGCGTAGCGTTCACCGCTGCCGGGATGGCCCTCGTGACAGGGGTTATGCATGTGTTCATCATGTTCTCCCAGGCGGAGCGGTCGAGCTCAGCAAGGGCGGCACGCAACCGGGTGAAGAAAGAATGA